In Tachysurus vachellii isolate PV-2020 chromosome 3, HZAU_Pvac_v1, whole genome shotgun sequence, one genomic interval encodes:
- the fbxo16 gene encoding F-box only protein 16 translates to MAFAPKETLGGKMQTKRSSWTPLNHHLSNSQVFEERRNLVGKWFDKWSDNQRKQVLQDFFSRCSVAQMKYLRQTLCTQVPEEALDFTRVLPRVISLYIFSFLDPRSLCRCAQVSWHWKSLVELDQLWMPKCLRLGWCISFTPTPFEQGVWKRNYLETVQGLHISPPTTFNKEEFSVPEVKLMDSEFEEATLENGETRPSVRIQHGRSLPGCASVSLAKGPPPWRDSDRHPTDTIRFNYLDNLDPIEHARQLQARSRRINPNTTQDSTERKALSASSYKRCKAKSMMLSSLDLSADSKRRQSRPQWAMQDTVPFSSEDPENRISSVHWNAGKRPGPVRNPVPRLTEKSLRASLRSHRSTPSEDFSLDIHFTM, encoded by the exons ATGGCTTTTGCTCCTAAAGAGACACTTGGAGGTAAGATGCAGACCAAGCGGAGCTCCTGGACTCCACTAAACCACCACCTGTCCAACAGCCAG GTCTTTGAAGAGAGGAGAAATCTCGTTGGCAAGTGG TTTGATAAGTGGTCCGATAACCAGAGGAAGCAGGTGTTACAGGACTTCTTTTCACGTTGCTCCGTGGCTCAGATGAAGTATCTTAGACAGACCCTGTGCACTCAGGTGCCTGAGGAAGCTCTGGACTTCACCAGGGTTCTGCCCAGGGTCATATCTCTCTATATCTTCTCCTTTCTTGATCCCAGGAGCCTCTGTAGATGTGCACAG GTTAGCTGGCATTGGAAGAGCCTGGTGGAGCTGGACCAACTCTGGATGCCAAAATGCTTGAGACTGGGTTGGTGTATATCCTTCACTCCTACACCATTTGAGCAAGGGGTATGGAAGAGGAACTACCTAGAGACAGTGCAGGGGCTTCATATAAGCCCACCCACG actTTCAACAAGGAAGAATTTAGCGTTCCTGAAGTGAAGTTGATGGACAGTGAATTTGAGGAGGCGACTCTGGAGAACGGCGAGACGAGGCCCAGTGTCCGGATCCAGCATGGGCGGAGTTTACCGGGCTGTGCCTCTGTGTCTTTAGCAAAAGGACCTCCGCCGTGgagagactcagacagacacCCCACTGACACCATACGCTTTAACTACTTAGACAACCTTGACCCAATCGAGCATGCCAGACAATT ACAAGCAAGAAGCAGAAGGATTAAtcccaacacaacacaagacagcACAGAGAGGAAAGCTCTGTCTGCCTCATCATACAAACGGTGCAAGGCCAAGTCTATG ATGTTGTCATCGCTGGACCTGAGTGCAGACAGTAAGCGAAGGCAGAGCAGACCGCAGTGGGCCATGCAGGACACTGTGCCATTCTCcagtgaggatcctgaaaacaGGATCAGTTCAGTCCATTGGAATGCTGGGAAACGTCCAGGTCCTGTGAGGAACCCGGTACCCAGACTGACCGAGAAGAGTCTCCGAGCTTCACTAAGATCCCACAGGAGCACACCAAGTGAGGACTTTAGTTTGGATATTCATTTTACAATGTAG